A single genomic interval of Candidatus Korarchaeota archaeon NZ13-K harbors:
- a CDS encoding ATP-binding protein — MESRTLGKVAPGTTPLSASMVAYSDVLPRVGEYVLIEDEATRILGMVTEVVRGAFEFEREDLLQAEHYDKILSVLDKPSNWVRAYVKMIGVLNGDELSGLPKVPVSPAAEVRVAPREILEKIFKPADGDGVWIGKLITREDVDVYLNPDEILSRHLAILAVTGAGKSNTVAVILEEILRMGGVALLFDVHSEYSDMVFNCDHCQVEVIRPLIDPSTLSLDETARLIGISYESAAKMYIYLKRAYNSSKRLLKSGELGRYISRACIDGDPEDMLAGIHAIVKLSIDEDGSSDDENLLRYESRDKDSVMSLLARLEHVRDRYSSVIAPRSGEIVDHLNYGKLVVVDLGSLDFELTDIVVGKTLLALLSRAKAARAGSLKGSIPIPVLTVLEEAHALIPSGERTYTSSAAAQIAKEGRKFGVGLCLVSQRPKGLNSDILSQMVNKIVLRIIEPDDQAYIRRTTEFLSEDMLSYLPSLDVGEAVIVGPMVRIPALVRVRLSEVKRRGESLRARELWRKGIERRDEELRDDYYSAIGG, encoded by the coding sequence TTGGAGAGCAGGACACTTGGTAAGGTCGCCCCGGGAACCACTCCTCTCTCCGCAAGCATGGTTGCTTACTCCGATGTCCTCCCCAGGGTCGGGGAGTACGTCCTGATAGAGGATGAGGCCACCAGGATCCTGGGCATGGTGACTGAGGTAGTGAGGGGGGCCTTCGAGTTCGAGAGGGAGGATCTCCTCCAAGCGGAGCATTATGATAAGATACTCAGCGTGCTCGACAAACCTTCTAACTGGGTCAGGGCATATGTAAAGATGATAGGCGTTCTGAACGGTGATGAGCTCTCCGGCCTGCCGAAGGTGCCCGTCTCACCGGCCGCTGAGGTGAGGGTGGCGCCCAGGGAGATCCTCGAGAAAATATTTAAACCAGCAGACGGTGATGGGGTGTGGATAGGAAAGCTCATCACCAGGGAGGACGTTGATGTATACCTGAATCCGGATGAGATACTGTCCAGGCACCTAGCTATACTCGCGGTCACGGGGGCCGGAAAGTCCAACACGGTGGCCGTGATACTGGAGGAGATCCTCAGGATGGGAGGTGTGGCTCTCCTCTTCGACGTCCATTCAGAGTACTCCGACATGGTGTTCAACTGCGATCATTGCCAAGTCGAGGTCATAAGACCGCTCATAGACCCCTCTACGCTCAGCCTGGATGAGACGGCCAGGTTGATCGGCATATCATATGAATCCGCGGCGAAGATGTACATATATCTCAAGAGGGCTTACAACTCCTCAAAGAGGCTCCTCAAGAGCGGAGAGCTCGGCAGATACATAAGCAGGGCCTGCATAGATGGCGATCCCGAGGACATGCTTGCCGGGATCCATGCGATAGTGAAGCTCTCCATAGATGAGGATGGCTCCTCGGACGACGAGAACCTCTTGAGGTATGAGAGCAGGGATAAGGATAGCGTCATGAGCCTTCTGGCCAGGCTGGAGCACGTCAGGGATAGATACTCCAGCGTCATAGCCCCGAGATCTGGCGAGATAGTGGACCATCTGAACTACGGTAAGCTTGTCGTGGTTGATCTGGGGAGCCTGGATTTCGAGCTGACGGATATAGTGGTTGGTAAGACCCTGTTGGCTCTACTCAGCAGAGCCAAGGCTGCGAGGGCCGGTTCTCTTAAGGGGAGTATCCCAATTCCCGTCCTGACGGTGCTGGAGGAGGCTCACGCCCTCATACCATCTGGCGAGAGGACATACACATCATCGGCAGCCGCCCAGATAGCCAAGGAGGGGAGGAAGTTCGGGGTGGGGCTTTGCCTGGTTAGCCAGAGACCGAAGGGCCTCAATTCGGACATACTCTCGCAGATGGTCAATAAGATAGTGTTGAGGATAATAGAGCCGGACGATCAGGCCTACATCAGGAGGACCACGGAGTTCCTGAGTGAGGACATGCTCTCATACCTTCCATCACTGGACGTCGGCGAGGCGGTCATAGTCGGTCCCATGGTTAGGATCCCCGCGCTGGTCAGGGTGAGGCTGTCAGAGGTCAAGAGGAGGGGGGAGAGCCTCAGAGCCCGTGAGCTCTGGAGGAAGGGTATCGAGAGGAGGGATGAGGAGCTGCGGGATGATTACTACTCAGCGATAGGTGGGTGA
- a CDS encoding DNA repair exonuclease — protein MRVVHISDSHLGKVQFNSPEREDDFYSSFDRAVEAAISERPDLLIHTGDLFDSYRPHPRAFVRAFDSLVKLAERGIPIAIIEGNHELGPDVARRKITSPLINLESLFSRVGYGKLFLRMSARVERVGDVVVAGLPYNSSGKDVSRAIEALERRARELCRCPSVLMLHQGVRGLIKTFYPELEYSDIARTGFSYVAMGHYHNRVVHETGRRCFAYPGSTEIVEPREAFLSDGRKYILSVEIEEDGVRVRSIPLETRPFIVFSEKIRNTRDLYMLMERIGSSISNLGVKPVIYGKLRISGPIRPGFASGEIKRTLFDSAIHLSVREEFEREEEPEELPRLGIEDNIHKLIASAKVDEEVRRLALRVFEIWYREGKRGEDFVNELMRMVEEP, from the coding sequence ATGAGGGTCGTCCACATCTCCGACAGCCACCTCGGCAAGGTCCAGTTCAACTCACCCGAAAGGGAGGACGACTTCTACTCCTCCTTCGATAGGGCCGTGGAAGCTGCCATCTCCGAGAGACCGGACCTTTTGATCCACACAGGTGATCTGTTCGACAGCTATAGGCCTCATCCCAGGGCCTTCGTGAGGGCATTCGACTCTCTGGTGAAGCTGGCCGAGAGGGGCATTCCGATCGCGATAATAGAGGGTAACCATGAGCTCGGTCCCGATGTCGCCAGGAGGAAGATAACTTCTCCCCTGATAAACCTGGAGTCTCTGTTCTCTAGGGTTGGATACGGGAAGCTCTTCCTTAGGATGAGCGCCAGGGTGGAGAGGGTGGGCGATGTCGTGGTGGCGGGCCTGCCCTACAACAGTTCCGGGAAGGACGTCTCCAGGGCCATAGAGGCCTTGGAGAGGAGGGCCAGAGAGCTTTGCAGGTGCCCCTCGGTGCTGATGCTTCATCAGGGAGTGAGGGGTCTTATAAAAACTTTTTATCCTGAGCTCGAGTACTCGGACATAGCTAGGACGGGTTTCAGCTACGTGGCGATGGGGCACTATCACAACAGGGTCGTCCATGAGACCGGTCGCAGGTGCTTCGCCTACCCAGGATCCACAGAGATCGTCGAGCCTAGGGAGGCTTTCTTATCAGATGGAAGGAAGTACATCCTCTCCGTCGAGATCGAGGAGGATGGCGTGAGGGTGAGGAGCATCCCCCTGGAGACGAGGCCCTTCATAGTATTCTCCGAGAAGATAAGGAACACCAGGGATCTGTACATGCTTATGGAGAGAATTGGGTCCTCCATATCCAACTTAGGTGTGAAACCTGTCATCTATGGAAAGCTTCGCATCTCCGGACCGATTAGACCTGGTTTCGCATCAGGAGAGATCAAGAGGACCCTCTTTGACAGCGCTATACATCTATCCGTGAGGGAGGAGTTTGAGAGGGAGGAGGAACCGGAGGAGCTCCCGCGCTTGGGGATAGAGGACAACATTCACAAGCTGATAGCATCCGCCAAGGTCGATGAGGAGGTCAGGAGGTTGGCCCTGAGGGTCTTCGAGATATGGTACAGGGAGGGGAAGAGGGGGGAGGACTTCGTGAACGAGCTGATGAGGATGGTGGAGGAGCCTTGA